The proteins below come from a single Candidozyma auris chromosome 3, complete sequence genomic window:
- the PDC11 gene encoding indolepyruvate decarboxylase 1: MSEITLGRYLFERLNQLQVQTIFGLPGDFNLSLLDKIYEVDGMRWAGNANELNAAYAADGYSRVKGLACLVTTFGVGELSALNGVGGAYAEHVGLLHVVGVPSISSQAKQLLLHHTLGNGDFTVFHRMSNNISQTTAFISDINSAPGEIDRCIREAWVHQRPVYVGLPANLVDLTVPASLLDTPIDLSLKKNDPDAQEEVIETVLDLVDKSKNPIILVDACASRHSCRDEVRRLVDSTSFPVFVTPMGKSAVNESHPRFGGVYVGSLSEPNVKEAVENADLVLSIGALLSDFNTGSFSYSYKTKNIVEFHSDYTKIRQATFPGVQMKEALNVLLEKIPSHVANYKPLPVPQRRVIPSPGDKAAISQEWLWSRLSSWFREGDIVITETGTSAFGIVQSYFPDNCIGISQVLWGSIGFTVGATLGAVMAAQEIDPKKRVILFVGDGSLQLTVQEISTMVKWETTPYLFVLNNDGYTIERLIHGETATYNDIQPWDNLGLLPLFKARDYETNRVATVGEIEALFNNSAFNENTKIRMVEVMLPRMDAPQNLVKQAEFSSKTNSEN, from the coding sequence ATCTATGAAGTTGACGGCATGAGATGGGCTGGTAACGCCAACGAATTGAACGCCGCCTACGCTGCTGACGGTTACTCCAGAGTGAAAGGTCTTGCCTGTCTTGTCACCACCTTCGGTGTTGGTGAGTTGTCTGCTTTGAACggtgttggtggtgcttACGCCGAGCACGTTGGTTTGTTGCACGTTGTCGGTGTGCCATCGATCTCGTCTCAGGCCAAGCAGTTGTTGTTGCACCACACCTTGGGTAACGGTGACTTCACTGTGTTCCACAGAATGTCCAACAACATCTCCCAAACCACGGCTTTCATATCTGACATCAACTCTGCTCCTGGTGAAATTGACAGATGCATCAGAGAAGCATGGGTTCACCAGAGACCTGTCTACGTTGGCTTGCCTGCCAACTTGGTCGACTTGACCGTTCCTGCTTCTTTGTTGGATACCCCCATCGacttgtccttgaagaaaaacGACCCAGATGCACAGGAAGAGGTCATCGAGACCGTCTTGGACTTGGTTGACAAATCCAAGAACCCAATCATTTTGGTTGATGCCTGTGCCTCTAGACACAGCTGCAGAGACGAAGTGCGCCGTTTGGTTGACTCCACCAGCTTCCCTGTGTTCGTCACTCCAATGGGTAAGTCTGCTGTGAACGAATCCCACCCAAGATTCGGTGGTGTCTACGTTGGCTCTCTTTCGGAACCAAACGTCAAGGAGGCTGTCGAGAACGCCGACTTAGTCCTTTCCATCGGTGCCTTGTTATCCGATTTCAACACCGGTTCCTTCTCGTACTCTTACAAGACCAAGAACATTGTCGAGTTCCACTCTGACTACACCAAGATCAGACAAGCCACGTTCCCAGGTGTCCAGATGAAGGAGGCCCTCAATGtcttgttggagaagatccCATCGCACGTTGCCAACTATAAGCCATTGCCAGTTCCTCAGAGAAGGGTGATTCCTAGCCCAGGTGACAAGGCCGCTATTTCCCAAGAATGGTTGTGGTCTAGATTGTCCTCCTGGTTCAGGGAGGGCGATATCGTCATTACAGAGACCGGTACCTCTGCATTTGGCATTGTTCAGTCATACTTCCCAGACAACTGTATTGGTATTTCCCAGGTGTTGTGGGGATCCATTGGTTTCACGGTTGGTGCTACCTTGGGTGCGGTCATGGCTGCACAGGAAATCGACCCTAAGAAGAGAGTCATTTTGTTTGTCGGTGATGGTTCCTTGCAGTTGACTGTCCAGGAGATCTCCACCATGGTCAAGTGGGAGACCACCCCATACTTGTTTGTGTTGAATAACGATGGTTACACCATCGAGAGATTGATCCACGGCGAGACTGCCACCTACAACGACATCCAGCCATGGGACAACTTGGGACTCTTGCCATTGTTCAAGGCCCGTGATTATGAGACCAACCGTGTTGCCACTGTTGGTGAGATCGAGgccttgttcaacaactctgCATTCAACGAGAACACTAAGATCAGAATGGTTGAGGTGATGTTGCCTAGGATGGATGCTCCTCAGAATTTGGTGAAGCAGGCCGAGTTCTCTTCCAAGACCAACTCTGAGAACTAA